The sequence GGTATCATCCTTGGCGCGGCGGGTGACGAAGGCTTCGCGATACTTCTGCAGGGTGATGGGATTGATGGGGTAGAGGGTGATCCAGTCATAGGATTCCAGGAAGCTGATGAGGTGGCCGGCGGGTTGTTCCAGACAGAGACCGACCTTGGCTTGGGGATGTTGCTGGCGGAGTTGGAGGAGCCATTCCCG is a genomic window of Verrucomicrobiia bacterium containing:
- a CDS encoding transposase codes for the protein REWLLQLRQQHPQAKVGLCLEQPAGHLISFLESYDWITLYPINPITLQKYREAFVTRRAKDDTRDAFFQADLLLTHHENLQPWAPEDSATRAVQQLVFHRRSVVNERTGLTNRLQGLLL